A stretch of DNA from Candidatus Thermoplasmatota archaeon:
ATGAAGGAGATGTCCTCTGCTCGGAGACGCTCATCTGCCTTCTTTGCCTCCGCGATGGCATACCTCCTCACGAACGCGGTGTCCGCCACGGCTGAGACAATCATCCTCGCAATCGGGTAGCTCAGGAGCTCCACGGTCGCATCGACCTTGGAGGCCATGGGGTGGTCGTCGATCTTGCCCTCGTCTAGGGCCTCCATCACCCTGTCCCTTCCCAGGTAGCGCGCGCGCTCGTACGCCACTCCAGATACGAGCTGATCAAGCGATACCTCTGAGTCCTTGAGGTACTTTGCTGACTCCTTCAAGAAAGGATACTTCGCCGATGTGACGACATCCAAACCGGGCCTCTCCCCCTTCTGCTTCACTCAAATCAGGAGTTACATACTAGATACTGTCTACTGCACCTTGTGTACATTTCCGATGGTCAGGTGAAACTGCGCTGACGCCAAGGCCTTCGGCTCGTCGAACAGTTGCCAGAGTTCATCAGCGTTAGAGAACGGCCTCCTCCTGACGATCGCCATGGCTCTCTTCTTGCCCACTCCGGGGACTGCCTGTAGCATTGATAGCGTTGCGGTGTTCACGTCCGTGGGATGGACTATCCCCGACAAGCTTCTGATGGCCTGGCTGGTCACGGCGACGTCCACCTTCCTGCCTATATCGACCGGATACGGGACGGATACGAGCAGCGGATAAGTCCCGACCTGCCTCCCGAAGGTCCTGCCGCCCTCTCGCAGCTCCATGTACAAGGATTTCAGCACAGTCCCATCGGGAACTAGCTTCTTGAGAAGCGGGGCGTCTATCTCTGACCGGACGGCGCGCTTGAACTTCTCGAAATTCGCCTTGGAGACGACGCCGGGGAACTCGCTCCTCGAAGGGATCACCTGACGGATGTTGATCCTCCTTAGCAGGAGTCCTTCGGACACTACCTTTCTGAGGAATTCTAGATTGAGCCTGTAGGTCTCCTTCGATTCCCCCTCGAGCCCGCAGAGGAAGTTGATGCCGGGAAGCGCCAAGGGCAATCCGGACGGGCCTCTGGCGGCTCCAATCTCGTTCACCAATCTGACAGCCTCCAATGTCTGATCAGCCGTAGCATTGAGGTTGTTCTCGGCGGCCACCTTGGGGTCTGCAGACTCGAGCCCGAACGCCAATACATTGCCGCTCGTGCAGAACTCAGCGATGGCCTTCGTGATCTCTCTGGACTCCCTCGGATGCTCGGCTATGACCGCAGGGTTCGCATTGTCCAGATGAAACACTTCTGGCCTGACGTTGTCTCTGATCCCTCTCAGGAGCTGTGAGATGGCTTCGGGATTGGGCGTAGGCGTCTCGGTCTCACCGATCTCATCAGACATGTAGCAGTAGACACAAGACTGCGCCCCCAGCCTGAAGTTGCGGACGCCGACTCTCGAAAGCGCATCCACTTCATCCAGTATCTCGGACGGCTTCCGGAAGATCACATCTCCGAACAATGGCTCGATGCAGAACCTACAGCCTCCAGTGATGTACCTCACACAACCGCGATACATCTGGACCTCGGCGATCAACGGCCCGCCGTGGTCGGGGTGGAGAGCGGCAGCTTCCGCCCCTTTGACGAGCCAATCGTTCCATTCCTGCTGAGTTCTCCTCCTCTGGACGAATTCGCCATGAACGACGAGATCGTGAACGGACGCTTCGAAGTCGCTTGATGAGATGTGGTCGAACGCATCCCTGAGCATGGATGGTGCGTGATCAGGATCCGCTCCCAGGCTGGCAGCGATCGTCCCTTTGAATGAAGCTGCAATGGTTGCGAGTTCCCGATTGCTCGCAGGCATCCCTCTCAGATACTTGCCTGGGACGGCGATGTTCCTGATGACGGCCAGCAGATCGGTCTTGTCGAACCTGACAACACCAGCTCTCCACTGGTCTATCGTCGAGTAGCGGACCTCCGCTCCGGCGCTTCGAAGAGATCCGTAAGCTAGTCGCGCATTCGGTGATATGAACGGCGGAACCCCGAGACATGCAGGCTCATCCGTGTATCCGTCAAGGACTAGTGCCCTCATCGCCGTCGAGAAGCCTTTTGGTCTGGTTATATGTTCTGTTCTCGACATTTTCCAAGCTTCAATCAGCAGACCCTGCGAAGGCATCTCTTCTCGTTACGTTCGCAATGTATTAATCGGCGGAATTCTTTGCCGAACAAGCAGAAAACTTCCTGTCAAGTTGCTTGATTTGGGAAACCAAATCGACGACTTTCGAAATCGGACGAAATACATGGGGTAGATTCGAATGGCAAAGAAATCCAAGCCGGCCAAGAAGAAGGCCGTGAAGAGATACGTGAAGAAGGCTCCTGCCAAGAAGAAGGTCTTTGGGAAGCCACTGGAGAAGGTCTCCGTGGATGTGCTGCTGAAGAAGGCGTACGAGCCCGCTCGGCTCGCGATGATCTATCACCCGTTCTACGAAGGGAAGATCGAAATCGTCCCGAAGTGCTCCGTATGGGACTTCAGCGCCTTCGCCGTGTGGTACACACCTGGCGTTGCGGAGCCATGCAAAGCAATCAACAAGGACAAGGACCTGTCATATGTGCACACGAACAGGTGGAACACGGTAGCTGTCATATCCGACGGAACACGAGTCCTTGGCTTGGGCGACATCGGACCTGAGGCGGGACTGCCGGTCATGGAGGGCAAGTCCCTTCTGTTCAAGTACCTCGGCGGCGTGGACGCGTTCCCGCTCTGCCTGGGCACGAAGGACCCTGACAAGATCATTGAGACGGTCAAGATACTGCAGCCATCACTGGGCGGTGTGAACCTTGAGGACATCTCGCAGCCGAAGTGCTTCTACGTACTCGAGAGATTGAGGGCCGAGTGCGAGATTCCAGTATGGCACGACGACCAGCAGGGTACTGGCACAATCGTTGCCGCAGGCGCAGTGAACGCCGCGAAGGTCGTCGGCAAGAAGCCGTCCGAGATGAAGGCCGCATTCATCGGCGCGGGCGCTGCGAATATCGCCATCTCGAGGATCATGCACCTCTCCGGCTTCAAGTGGGAGAACATGGTCATGTGCGACTCCAAAGGCACGCTGAACATGAGCAGGTGCGACGAGACGAGGAAGGATTACAAGGAGAAGCTGTTCATGTGCGAGCACTCTAACAAGGAGCAGGTCATGGGCGGCCCCGCTGACGCGATGAAGGGTGCGGACATACTGGTCGCTGCATCGAAGCCAGGGCCCGGCACGGTAAAGCCCGAGTGGATCAAGGGCATGGCCGATGACTCGATAGTGTTCGCAACGGCGAACCCGATCCCCGAGATATGGCCATGGGAGGCGCTGGATGCAGGAGCGAATGTAGTCGCAACTGGCAGATCCGACTTCCCGAACCAGGTCAACAACTCCCTCGGGTTCCCTGGCATATTCAGGGGAACGCTAGACGTGAGGGCCAAGACGATCTCGGACTCGATGTGCGTCGCTGCGGTCATGGAGATCGCCAAGACGGCCGAGGACAACGGCCTCAACCAGAACTACATCGTGCCCACGATGGACGAGTGGGAGGTCTTCCCGAGAGAGGCCGCCGCTGTCGGCATGGCCGCCATCAACGAGGGCATCGCGAGGATCAAGGCCACAAGGCAGGAGCTGTACGAGAAGGCCGAGGCCATCATCGGGCGCGCGAGGAAACAGACCAAGATGCTCATGAAGACAGGGTTCATCAGGCCGCGGCCAAAGGCCTAAGCTGGAGAAAGACTCGTCAAACCCCTTCCGAAAACCTTTCTTCGTTTCTGGTTTCTTGATTCTCAGAGCAGCCCCATCTCGACAATCTCGACGCTCTGGACTCCAGGCACCTTCGAGATGGCATCCTCGACCTGATCCGCGCCACCCTTCTTGTCGTCAATGACGATCAGGACATGCAGCGCCTTCAGACCGAATGCCAGGGGCCTCTGCTCTGCAGCTCTCAACCTCGCACCGTCAGGCAAGGCATTCTTGATATCTCCTTCGAGCTTAGTGAGGTCAACTTCCAGCCCCTCGGGTAGGATTCTGTACTGCAAACCGACTTCTCCCACGGAAAACACCTCAGGGTCCTACGAATCCGCACTCAGGGCACTTGTAATGGACGCTCTGGTCCCTGCAATTCATGCACCTTCCGATCGTGGCCTTCCCGCAGCTCGGGCACAGGAACGTGGTCTCCATCTTCCTGACCAAGCGGACGCCACATGAACTGCAGATCTTCTCCTGGCTCATCAAGTCTCTTCGACCTCGGGTCTGAGGTAACGACTCCGTATATATAATGATACTAGTGTGACTTGTGTGACGGCGAGGGCTGATACGAATCGGGAAACTACATAGGAGTCCATCGCGATTCAGTTGAGACCATCGGGGGAAAGAAATTTGAAGGGGATCGTAGTATACGACAGCTACTTCGGGAACACGAAGAAAGTGGCAGAGGCAATCATCGAGCAGATCAAGTCTGAGGGTCACGAGGCGGAGCTCCGGAGCGTGAGGGAGGACTATCCATCTCCTCCGCAAGGGGACTTCATATTGGTCGGGTCTCCCAACAGAATGGGCGGAGTGACTGGTAGGATAAAGCGCTACGTGAAACACCTTGATCTCTCGGTATGGAAGGACAAGCCGTTGGCCATATTCACGACCGTGGCCTCCCATCCAGAAGGCGAAGTGACCGAGAAGGAGAAGAGCAGCTACGAGAGGTGGGCTCTGAGAGCTGGACCCAAGCTCAGGGATAAAGCCAAGGACCACGGGCTCAACGCAGTCGACAAGCTGCTGTACGTCGAGGTCAAGGGTCAGAAAGGTCCGTTGGCCGACAACGGGGTTGAGCAGACAAAGCAGTTTGTACACGAGTTCCTTCAGGCAATCAAGAGATGAGGGGCCAGTAGTCCCACTGCAGCGGATATCGAGGATGCTCGCCTTGGACCGTAGCAATGTGTCGCAATCGGAGGGTTCATAATGATTTCCCAGAAATCGAAATTTATACTGCGTTAATTAATTTAATTCGGCCGAAATAAATACGAAAAACCCCCCTGCCGACCAAGAAGCTCGGATTCCAAGAAATCATTATATATGCGAAGTGTCTACACGGCCTGCTAACGCAGCCTAGGGTATCCACGCCGCCCAGGGCCCGTAGCTCAGCTAGGTAGGAATCTCATGCATTTTCGGTGTATTAGACTCCCTAGAAAGAGCATCTGCCTTTTAAGCAGGTGGCCCGGGGTTCGAATGACTATGCCTAACAGACTAGTCTCGGAAATCCCCGCGGGCCCGCCGGGCGTCGTCCAGGGCGAGTCAGGGGAGATGGTTCGGATGAAACGCGCTTTCGCGGCGGATCCCGGGTTTGCGGGGTGAGAGTAAATGGCCGAAGAATTTAACGTCTTGGAGCATGAGCTCGTTCCTGAGCATCATCTCCTGCCGGAGAAGGAGGCCGAGAAGATCTTGAAGGAGCTGAAGCTCACGAAGGACCAGCTCCCGAAGATCAGACTCGCGGATCCATGCATACGCGTGCTCGACGCGATCGTGGGACCAGTGGAAGAGGGAATGGTTGTGAAGATTGTAAGGCGCAGCGTGACCAGTGGGGAGAGCGTCTGCTACAGATTGGTGATTAGGGGGTAGGCCCTTGAGAGAACTTGTTGAAACCTATTTCAGAGAAAGAAGCATTGTGAACCATCACATAGCTTCCTACAATGACTTCCTGCCGACGATAGACCACCCGAACAGCAGGATGCAGAAGATTGTCGACAACGTCCGGTCATCGCCAGACGAGACCGACAGAGGCATCATCAGATTGGATCCAGACCGCACTGAGGGCAAGATAATCGAGATCCACATTGGGCGCAAGAGGGACGAGAAGACAGGACAGATCGACACGAACGCCCGCCCGACGATCACAGTTGCGAGGCCGTTGATCAAGGAGGCCAACGGCGCCACGCACGACCTCTTCCCGATGGAGGCCAGGCTAAGAAACCTGAACTATTCTGCTCCTATGTATCTTGAGTTCAATCTCGTCGAGGACGGCATCGAGAGGGAGCCAGAGAAGGTCCACATAGGGGACCTTCCAGTCATGATAATGTCCAAGAAGTGCAACCTGCACAAGGACAACATAGAGATGGACAGGGAGCCCACTCCAGAGGAGCTGCGCAAGTTCCATGTGGCTCAGGGCGAGGATCTCTGCGACGCTGGCGGATACTTCATCATCGGAGGTACCGAGAGGGCGCTCATTTCGCTCGAGGATCTCGCTCCGAACAGGGTCATGGTCGAACTGAACGAGCGCTATGGCACCAGCCTGCACGTGGCCAAGGTGTTCTCACAGAGGGAAGGTTACAGGGCGCTCACTCTGATGGAGAAGAAGAAGGACGGCATGCTGGTCGTGTCCGTCCCTGCCGCCTCCGGACAGATACCATTGATAGTGCTAATGAAGGCCCTCGGGATGGAGAGCGACGAGGCCATCTTCAAGGCCATCGTCTCCGACCCGCAGATGGCGAACATCGTCTACGCCAACATGGAGGAGTGCCAGAACAAGAAGCTCTACCCTCCGAACGGCATCTACACCACCGAGGATGCGATTCTCTTCCTCGAGCGGAAGTTCGCGACGGGCCAGGCCAAGGAGTACAGGGCGAAGAAGGTCGAGAGCATCGTTGACCGCTCTTTGCTGCCGCACCTGGGCGACACTTCCGATGTGAGGTTGAAGAAGTCCATCTTCCTTGGAAGAGTCGCAAGAACGATACTTGAGCTTGAGCTTGGTCACAGAAAAGAGGACGACAAGGACCACTACGCAAACAAGAGGCTGAAGCTCGCAGGCGACCTCATGGAAGACCTTTTCAGGGTCGCATTCACGAACCTGATCAAGGATCTGAAATACCAGCTGGAGAGGGGCTATACTCGCAAGAAGGGCCTCAAGATATCATCTGCGATCAGGCCCGATCTGCTTACGCACAGGTTGCTGCACGCGTTCGCCACGGGCAACTGGGTTGGTGGAAGGGCCGGTGTCTCGCAATTGCTGGACCGCACCTCCAACATGAGCGCTTTGTCTCACTTGCGGAGGATCACGTCCCCGCTCACCAGGAGCCAGCCTCACTTCGAAGCGAGAGACCTGCACCCGACTCAATGGGGCAGGCTGTGCCCGAACGAGACTCCTGAAGGCCAGAACTGCGGCCTTGTCAAGAATGCTGCCCTGATCATCGATGTCTCTGAAGGGTTCGATGAGAAGGAGGTCATCTGGCTTCTCAAGGACCTTGGCGTCAAAGAGGTCGGGGAGCAGCAGACGACTGAGGTAAGGGTCTACGTCAACGGAGATCTCATCGGTCTGCACGACAAGCCAAAGGAGCTCGCTGAGGAGATACGCCAGAGGAGGCGCTCCGGGCTGTTGTCGTCCGAGGTCAATGTGCGCTTCGACGACAACATGAACGAGATCATTATCAACTGCGACGAGGGCAGGTTGAGGCGACCGCTGCTCGTCGTCCGCCACGGCAAGACAATGCTGACGCACAAGCACATCGAGGACATGCGCTCCGCGAAGACCAGGTGGTCGGACCTGGTCAGAGAGGGCGTCGTGGAGTGGATCGATGCCGAAGAGGAAGAGGACACATACATCGGCATGTTCGCCTACAAGACGCCACAGAAGTGCGAGCACTGCGGAAAGTTCCTGTCAGAGATCGATGTAGAATGGCGGAATCCCGGCGACGAGGGCAAGATCACGCTCGAGTGCAAGTCATGTGGCGGCACGATGCATGTCGATTCTCAGCTCTCCGATGAGCACACTCACCTCGAGATCGACCCGATGGTCATACTCGGCTGTTGCTCGGGCCTTGTCCCGTATCCAGAGCACAACTCGAGCCCGAGGGTCACCATGGGTTCGGGAATGGCAAAGCAGTCGCTGGGCCTGAGCTCCTCGAACTACAGGATCAGGCCGGACACGCGCAGCCACTTGCTCCACTATCCGGAGAAGCCGCTAGTGACGACCAAGGCAATGGATTTCGTCGATTTCAACAAGAGACCCGGCGGCCAGAATTTCGTGGTTGCCATCGTGTCCCACGGCGGATACAACATGGAAGATGCAGTCATCATGAGCAAGTCATCTGTCGATCGTGGCCTTGGCCGCTCGACATTCATGAGGACATACAGAGCTGAGGAGCGCAGGTACCCTGGAGGCCAGGAGGATCACTTCGAGATCCCGAGCCCCGATGTAAGGGGAGCTCGCGCTGACCTGTCCTACAGCAACCTCGGTGAGGACGGGCTCATCAGCCCCGAGACGAAGGTCGACGGCGGGGATGTGCTCATAGGGAAGACCTCACCGCCGAGGTTCCTTGAAGAGGAAGCGGACTTCCTCACACCTCAGAAGAGAAGGGAGACCTCCGTCACCGTCAGGCCTGGCGAGAGCGGCTGGGTCGACAATGTCATGATGACAGAGTCCGAGAACGGCTCCAGGCTCGTGAAGGTCAAAGTCCGGGACGAGAGGGTCCCGGAGCTGGGAGATAAGTTCGCTTCCAGGCACGGCCAGAAGGGAGTCATCGGCCTGCTGGTCCCGCAGGAGGATATGCCGTTCACCGAGGACGGCATGACGCCTGATCTGCTGATCAACCCGCACGCAGTCCCGTCGAGAATGACCGTCGCCCACGTCCTGGAGATGGTCGGCGGAAAGCTCGGCTCGATGGAAGGCAGGTTCGTCGACGGCACTCCTTTCAGCGGCGAGAGGGAGGAGGCCATCAGAGATGCGCTCGTCAAGAACGGCTTCAAACACAACGGCAAGGAAGTCATGTACGATGGCGTCACGGGAAGGAAGATCGAGGCCGAGCTGTTCATCGGCGTCATCTACTACCAGAAGCTGCACCACATGGTCTCTGGCAAACTGCATGTGAGGAGCAGAGGCCCGGTCCAGATACTCACGAGACAGCCGACCGAGGGACGGTCGAGACAGGGCGGTCTCAGGTTCGGTGAGATGGAGAGGGACTGTCTGATAGGTCACGGTGCCGCGATGGTCATCAAGGACAGGCTCCTCGACGAGTCCGATGGGACTCTGCAGTACGTCTGCGGCAATTCGAGCTGCGGTCACATAGCCATTCTCGACAGACGCGGGACGCTGAGGTGCCCGGTCTGTGGCAACAACTCGAAGATATACCAAGTCCAGACCTCGTACGCGTTCAAGCTCCTGCTCGACGAGCTTCTGTCGCTTGGTGTCGCAATGCGGCT
This window harbors:
- a CDS encoding NADP-dependent malic enzyme → MAKKSKPAKKKAVKRYVKKAPAKKKVFGKPLEKVSVDVLLKKAYEPARLAMIYHPFYEGKIEIVPKCSVWDFSAFAVWYTPGVAEPCKAINKDKDLSYVHTNRWNTVAVISDGTRVLGLGDIGPEAGLPVMEGKSLLFKYLGGVDAFPLCLGTKDPDKIIETVKILQPSLGGVNLEDISQPKCFYVLERLRAECEIPVWHDDQQGTGTIVAAGAVNAAKVVGKKPSEMKAAFIGAGAANIAISRIMHLSGFKWENMVMCDSKGTLNMSRCDETRKDYKEKLFMCEHSNKEQVMGGPADAMKGADILVAASKPGPGTVKPEWIKGMADDSIVFATANPIPEIWPWEALDAGANVVATGRSDFPNQVNNSLGFPGIFRGTLDVRAKTISDSMCVAAVMEIAKTAEDNGLNQNYIVPTMDEWEVFPREAAAVGMAAINEGIARIKATRQELYEKAEAIIGRARKQTKMLMKTGFIRPRPKA
- a CDS encoding DNA-directed RNA polymerase subunit B; the protein is MRELVETYFRERSIVNHHIASYNDFLPTIDHPNSRMQKIVDNVRSSPDETDRGIIRLDPDRTEGKIIEIHIGRKRDEKTGQIDTNARPTITVARPLIKEANGATHDLFPMEARLRNLNYSAPMYLEFNLVEDGIEREPEKVHIGDLPVMIMSKKCNLHKDNIEMDREPTPEELRKFHVAQGEDLCDAGGYFIIGGTERALISLEDLAPNRVMVELNERYGTSLHVAKVFSQREGYRALTLMEKKKDGMLVVSVPAASGQIPLIVLMKALGMESDEAIFKAIVSDPQMANIVYANMEECQNKKLYPPNGIYTTEDAILFLERKFATGQAKEYRAKKVESIVDRSLLPHLGDTSDVRLKKSIFLGRVARTILELELGHRKEDDKDHYANKRLKLAGDLMEDLFRVAFTNLIKDLKYQLERGYTRKKGLKISSAIRPDLLTHRLLHAFATGNWVGGRAGVSQLLDRTSNMSALSHLRRITSPLTRSQPHFEARDLHPTQWGRLCPNETPEGQNCGLVKNAALIIDVSEGFDEKEVIWLLKDLGVKEVGEQQTTEVRVYVNGDLIGLHDKPKELAEEIRQRRRSGLLSSEVNVRFDDNMNEIIINCDEGRLRRPLLVVRHGKTMLTHKHIEDMRSAKTRWSDLVREGVVEWIDAEEEEDTYIGMFAYKTPQKCEHCGKFLSEIDVEWRNPGDEGKITLECKSCGGTMHVDSQLSDEHTHLEIDPMVILGCCSGLVPYPEHNSSPRVTMGSGMAKQSLGLSSSNYRIRPDTRSHLLHYPEKPLVTTKAMDFVDFNKRPGGQNFVVAIVSHGGYNMEDAVIMSKSSVDRGLGRSTFMRTYRAEERRYPGGQEDHFEIPSPDVRGARADLSYSNLGEDGLISPETKVDGGDVLIGKTSPPRFLEEEADFLTPQKRRETSVTVRPGESGWVDNVMMTESENGSRLVKVKVRDERVPELGDKFASRHGQKGVIGLLVPQEDMPFTEDGMTPDLLINPHAVPSRMTVAHVLEMVGGKLGSMEGRFVDGTPFSGEREEAIRDALVKNGFKHNGKEVMYDGVTGRKIEAELFIGVIYYQKLHHMVSGKLHVRSRGPVQILTRQPTEGRSRQGGLRFGEMERDCLIGHGAAMVIKDRLLDESDGTLQYVCGNSSCGHIAILDRRGTLRCPVCGNNSKIYQVQTSYAFKLLLDELLSLGVAMRLQLEDLK
- a CDS encoding elongation factor 1-beta; amino-acid sequence: MGEVGLQYRILPEGLEVDLTKLEGDIKNALPDGARLRAAEQRPLAFGLKALHVLIVIDDKKGGADQVEDAISKVPGVQSVEIVEMGLL
- a CDS encoding DNA-directed RNA polymerase subunit H; protein product: MAEEFNVLEHELVPEHHLLPEKEAEKILKELKLTKDQLPKIRLADPCIRVLDAIVGPVEEGMVVKIVRRSVTSGESVCYRLVIRG
- a CDS encoding radical SAM protein yields the protein MRALVLDGYTDEPACLGVPPFISPNARLAYGSLRSAGAEVRYSTIDQWRAGVVRFDKTDLLAVIRNIAVPGKYLRGMPASNRELATIAASFKGTIAASLGADPDHAPSMLRDAFDHISSSDFEASVHDLVVHGEFVQRRRTQQEWNDWLVKGAEAAALHPDHGGPLIAEVQMYRGCVRYITGGCRFCIEPLFGDVIFRKPSEILDEVDALSRVGVRNFRLGAQSCVYCYMSDEIGETETPTPNPEAISQLLRGIRDNVRPEVFHLDNANPAVIAEHPRESREITKAIAEFCTSGNVLAFGLESADPKVAAENNLNATADQTLEAVRLVNEIGAARGPSGLPLALPGINFLCGLEGESKETYRLNLEFLRKVVSEGLLLRRINIRQVIPSRSEFPGVVSKANFEKFKRAVRSEIDAPLLKKLVPDGTVLKSLYMELREGGRTFGRQVGTYPLLVSVPYPVDIGRKVDVAVTSQAIRSLSGIVHPTDVNTATLSMLQAVPGVGKKRAMAIVRRRPFSNADELWQLFDEPKALASAQFHLTIGNVHKVQ
- a CDS encoding DUF1610 domain-containing protein; its protein translation is MSQEKICSSCGVRLVRKMETTFLCPSCGKATIGRCMNCRDQSVHYKCPECGFVGP
- a CDS encoding flavodoxin domain-containing protein encodes the protein MKGIVVYDSYFGNTKKVAEAIIEQIKSEGHEAELRSVREDYPSPPQGDFILVGSPNRMGGVTGRIKRYVKHLDLSVWKDKPLAIFTTVASHPEGEVTEKEKSSYERWALRAGPKLRDKAKDHGLNAVDKLLYVEVKGQKGPLADNGVEQTKQFVHEFLQAIKR